The window CAGAGGTGCTGGAGGAAAATGAAAAGTTTCAGTCACGCGAAGAGCGATATGCTCACGCGTTTGGGCGCGCCTTTCTCTCACCGCGCAAGAGCTTTGAAGCGGCGTGGCGTCAGCTCACAGCTGGCTCTGAGATTACCCGCAGGCCAATCATCGTACAGGCGCACCACTTCCGCATTTCACGCGAAGCCTGTGTGAGGAGGCTGGAAGAGCTCGGACTTGTTAAGCGGGGTGCATGGGACAAGCTGAAGGCCCATGGTGGCATTACTTTTGCACAGGTGCGTGAAGTGTTGGGCGATGCCGCGAGTAAGTCCGACCCCGCGAAAGGTGATGCAGACCGGCCCGTTTCTCATCGCATGAGCTTCATGGTTTACACCGCCTGGAAACGCGATCTGATGTCAGAAGGACAATTGGCCGAGCTTCTTAAAATCAAGCGACTTGAGTTGCGCGCTCTGCTCGATCAAATGGAACTTGAGGAGAGCGAAACGGATGACCTGTTTAAGCTCCCTCTCTGATAAGCTAACTCCAATAGTCCCCGATACGAGCGTGCTGATCAACCTGAACGCTTGTACGTTTGGTGAACAGGTGCTTCGGGCCATCCCAAACGACATTATTCTGACTGAAACGGTGGTCGAAGAGCTCAACCATGAAACCAGTTACGCCAACGGCGAGAACGGGTTCATCCAGCGCCTGATATCGGAGAATGTCGTCAAGGTCGTGGAGATGGATGATGCTGCGGTTCGTCTTTTCGAGATGATGATCAGCTCACCGGGTTCGCTAGACGACGGCGAAGCGGCCACGATTGGAGTGGCTGTGTCGCAGGGATTTCTGCCTATTATCGATGAGCGGAAGGGTCGGGCCCGAGCCCAAAGCCTGATGAACGGCCAAGCCCCCGCTTGGTCGCTGGACCTGCTGGTGCATCCAGCGGCTCAGTCCGAGCTTGTCGGTGACGGGTACATCGAGGCCGTTTATCTTGCCCTTCGAAAAGGTCGGATGAGGATCGATGAAGAGCGCTGCGACGCTGTTGTGCAGCTTATAGGAATTGAGCGCGCCATTACCTGCAGCAGTCTCCCGGGGTTCAAAGAACGTAGGGAATTTTGGTTGTCCGCATAGTCAGTATTCTTGTGTGCTCACCCGTCATTGATCATGTCAGTGGGAGGGCAGATTTCTCGCGTGCATCTTTCCAAAGCGGACCGACCGCTAACGGCCCAAAAATTGACGGTATGCGAAGCGCTTCAATTACAGATGCTAAGCCGACTGGAAAATGACATTTGATGTCGGCGCTTCATCCCGACGGGTTCATCTTTCGCTGCCTCCTACCAGCCTCAGCATCCGCTGAAACTCTTCGTCTTCCATGCTTCGTTTCCAAAAGTTTGCAGATTGACAAACCACCTGAAGATTACCGAGCATTTCTTATAATCAACGCTGAAACCCGAATGCGTCCGGAAATTTATCACAACGCATGACCAGGATTAAAACTGGATTGCCAAGTAGGATGTCTTGTCTATGCTATCGGCTCTGCGGAAGAGGTCAGCTATCTTATGAAGCTACGGTCCATCTTGATAGCTGGTTCGCTGGTTCTGCCAACCAGCCTGTCGGCGCAAAGCGTAATATCGTATGAATATGATGCATTAGGGCGCCTGATAGCGGTTAGCGACGGTCAGGGGGCAAACTCTCGGTACAATTACGATAAGGCGAACAATCGCACCGCCGTTGCGGTGCAAAAGCAGTTTACCGCAGCGTGGGAGGCCGAGGCCCTACCTCATCTGGTTGGTTATGCTGATGGCGATGGATGGGCAGCCAACATCAATACCAGTTCGTCCTACCTCACATACGGACCTTACACGGATTCAATACCGACCGGATCACGAGTGGCAACCTGGCGTATGTTAGTAGACGTTCATAATTCAGCTGATAATTCTCGAATTGTAACTGTAGATGTCTATGATCGAACTGCCAACCAGGTGTTGGCGGTTCGATCTATTAACCGGCACGAATTTCTTGGCAAGTATTCGTACCAAGTTTTCGAGCTTCCGTTTTTGATGACATCGGCGCGTGTTGGGCATCGGATGGAAATGCGAACCTTCTATCATGGGTACTCCTATCTTCGAGTTGACAAGATAGGTTATTATTAATTCATCGCTGGAATAGATGTTACTTGTCTATATCAAATAGGGTAAGGTAGGAAATCTGCGAAGGCTCATAATCTGCAGCGCAGCTCCGTGATTGCTCTACGCTTACGTAGCGGAAATGTTTCTGCAACTGAGAGCTCCTATCACAACCTCAAAGCTTTAATTCTAAGTTTCAATCCGATTTTTTGCGAAGTCGGGCTTGAGTGCATTTATCTATGTAACTCAAACGATATTGCTCTCCATCATAACCGCCGATACACAGCAATATCGGTATTGGGGAAGGCGATTATGGATCCGGAAGGCTCTGGCGTATTGGTGAATGCGGTCGAATGGCTGCAGGGAACGTTGCTTGGGACCGTCGCCACAGTTGTCGCCGTAATGGCGGTGGCTGCTGTTGGCTTTATGATGCTGACGGGCCGGATGAACTGGCGGTTCGGTGCTACAGTCATCGTGGGATGTTTCATCCTGTTCGGAGCTGCCTCGATCGTGGCCGGTATTCGGTCCGGGGTTGGTTAAAACCGACGGCGACCTTTTAACGGTCGTCGCGCAGAGACGCGCCGGCATAGGGATCGTAGTCGGCCGGAGGCAGATCCCTAATGGGTGCAGCAACCATAGTGTCCATTGGTAGGGAGGGGGCGGTACCGATATCAGTACCGGCCTTCATGAACCCGTTTGCGATGATCGGCGCGCCAAGCAGAATGAAACAGCCCAGAACGACCCGCGCGCCGTCGCGCAAGGACAGTCTTCCGGTCAGCATGGTCAAACCAACGACTGCGACTGCAATGATACAAAGACCGATGGCGAGGCTGCCTAGCAGCGTCCCGGTCAGCCAATCTACAGACGCGCCAATCGAGGATTGACCGGCGGGTTCGAACAGGGATCGTAGCGGTAAGGTCATCGTTCGCTTCTCATCGCGCCATCAACATTTGTGCAACCCGGCGTTTGCCGTCCCGGCGCTCAAGTTGAACGAACAAATCGACGCTTTCTCGGACATAGTGGCGAACATCATCACGTGATAATTTGGAGCCTGTCTGCAAAACCAGCAGCGCAAGCTGCTCGATAGCGCGTTGCGGCGTATCGGCGTGTATCGTGGTCATCGATCCGGGATGGCCGGTGTTTACAGCGCGCAGGAATGTGAATGCTTCGCGGCCCCGTAACTCGCCCAGAATAATCCGATCGGGTCGCATACGCAGCGCTGCGATCAGCAGGTCTTCGGCGGTTACATCGGCTTCGCTCAAATCCCCGCGTGCCGCGATCAAGCCGACTGCATTCTCATGTTTGATACGAAGTTCTTCTGTATCCTCAATCGTAATAAGCCGCTCTTCAGCCGGAATTTCTGCAAGAAGAGCGTTTAAGAAGGTGGTCTTGCCGGTCGAGGTGCCGCCTGAAACGATGATGTTTCGCCGCTCCCGAACGGCATCGCGCAGAACTGCTGCGGCATTGCGACTACCGACGGTATGCCAGCTGCGTTCATTGTCGATGGTTGTCCCGCCTGATGCCAAGCTGGAGAACGCCTGGTCGTCTTCCCAGTCGGATAGCGACAGTTCGGAGGCTACATGACGCCGGATCGCGATGATATGCCCGGCGCGCGTTGCTGGCGGTCCTACCACCTGAACCCGCGACCCGTCCGGTAACGATGCAGCCAGCAAGGGATTGGCACGGCTCAGGCCTTGCGATCCAAAGGCTGCAATTTGCTTTGCAAGACGTCCCAGTAGCTGCTCGGTAAGCTGCGGTTCGTCATGTCGTTCGATTCCGCCACCGATGGCTTCAACCCACACTTCGCCGGGCCGGTTAATCCAGATGTCGGTTATATCTGCCCGTGCCAGCCAGGGCGTTAGGGGCGCGAGGAAGCTGTCGAGATAGTAACCGGCCTCCACCATCACAGTTCAACGGTCGAGAAATCGAGATCGCGCGCGACAAACACCGATACGCTGGTGCCATGCCGGATTTTCAGGGTTCGCTGAATCTCTTGCGTGGTAACGCGCGGTGTCACGTTTTGTGTGCTGCCGGGAAGCGCCACGATAACACCGTCGGTCGCTTCGCGTGTTGCTACTCCAACACCAATGTCGAGCACGGACTGCAACAATGCGCCGCCGAACCGCTGGAAGAATTTGCTGTCGACCTTACCCTTGACGCCGGCGCGGCCAAGCGGGTCTGAGGCGGGGGAGTCGAGCGCGATTGTTACGCCGTCAGGGCGTATTAGCCGTGTCCAGCGTATCAATGCGCGGTTTTGCCCCGCATCGATGCCGGCTTCATATTCACCATACAGTCTGCTTCCCCGTTGAATAAGCACTCTGGAGCCGTCGAATGCATGAATGTCGCGCTGAACCAACGCACGGACGCCGCCCGGGCGGGTGGAATCGATTGCAGTTTCTAGAACGGCCGGGATTACCGTGCCCTGGGGAACAGTCACTGACGGGTTTGCGAGCCGCCGGGCACGAACGCGGTTTTGATCGCCTTCCTCGTCACTTACAGGCGGCGGACCTGCGACAGGCTGACCGCGTTCGGCCGTATCCAGAGGCAGCGGTCTGTATGAGTCTTGAAACACCGGAGGGTCAGCTTGCGCCTGTTGAGGCGACACACTGGTTTGCTGAACGGGCGACGGGATTGGCAGGCGTTCAGGCGGTTCCGGCCGAACGGCGATCGGGATCCTGCCTATGACGCGAGGGAGGTTTCCTCGACTATCAAGGTAATCGCGCTGGTCATAAGGCAGTGCCAAAGGTGGCGGCGAAGAAATACGGGAGTTGGTGTCGGAGGTGGTTGCCATTGTGCTTGGCGCGGTCACATCACCGCGACGGGCATCCAGGGCCGAAAATAGAAAAGCGCCTCCAAGAAGTAGCGTACTCAAGAATATCCAAAGCCCGATATTGTTCGCATTACCAGTAGCGATCACGGGCCGCACATCGTCATCTGTTTGGGCCGTATGAAGTGCCTCAGTCATTGGGTATCGTTCGCAGTAGCGCTACGCCGAGCGACGGCACGTTTGCGATCTATCCGAAACACCAGCTCGTTGTAGACACGGTCGATGACGAAAAAGTCACCGCGCATATAGCCATTGACGACTTCTTCTTCGCCTGCCGGTCCAATAGCGAAAACGGCGGGTAAGGCTTGACCCGGCGCATATTGGATCTGAGTTTTAAAACCGTCATCGCCGATCGCTGCGGGACGAACTTCGCGGTCACCTTTGACGCTATAACCCCATTGCTGTGCATTCAGCTCTGAGGGCCGCTGTTGGTATCTGATAGTATCGGCCAGTGCCAGTTGGCCTGAAGCTACCGGAGGTGCGCAGGACGCGAGTAACAAGAGGGGAAGCAATTGTTTCACTGGTCCTGCCTCCGCTCTTGTTGCGGACGCCGCGATATTGGTGTCACTAGCGGATCGGATATTACGAGCGGGTCGGGAAGCGTTTCAGCATCCTTGCGATAGCGCGTTACCTGAAATCCCAAGGGGTTGAGCAGGCGGTCATCGGCGGTCATCTCCGCTCCGGAAAAGCGATAGTTAATGATAGCGGCCCAATGTTGCGGGTCTTGCGGTTGCCCCCCGGGATCGGTTCGGGTCGTTGTGAACCGGACAAGCGAACTGTCGGCAGACAGTGAAGACACGCTTTTGATATCGACATTCAGCGCCGCATTGCGCGGCAGGTAGGACAGCGGGCTCGCCGGATTGTTCGGCTGCATCTGACGGATATAGCGCTGCCTTGCATCGCCTTCGGACCAAAGAGCGACTTTGCGATAATCACGCTGGATGCTGCCCGTGTCATAGCTCTCGCGCGCGATGACATATTGCACGAGAAACGATCGGGTCAGCGCTGCGTCGGGGGAGACAACCTGACGTTCGAGCGGGGCAAGCTCCTCGACATATCCTGTCTGCCGGTCGACCAGCAAAGTGTAGGGCTCGACCGTTTTCAAAGGCAACATGATCACAATCGCAAGTGCCAGCAGCAGCGCGGCGATTGCCGATATTCCTGCCACGATCCATGCGATGCGGCATGACCGCTCGAGATCAGCGGTAACACTGGTAGCCCAGCTATCTGCAATCACCACCTCCTCACCATCAATTTTGTGATGAGCGTTCATGGTTTACCATCCCGCCGCTGAGCGGACGCAGAGCTACGACGTGATGTTCGGCGCCATGAACTGCCAAGGCGCTCTGGGGAACACTGGCGACCGGCCATTGGAGGAAGCGGTATCACTACCGCCATCCGCTGCGACTGCCAAGTGTACGAAAGGCTGTACGCTCGGTCCGCAAATGCTCCTCACGTCTGATCTGCGTTTCCATACTGTCTGCGATACGTTGAACGCGGCTTACCGCAAGTGCTTGCGGTTGCTCCGGCGCAATATTGACAGGTGCCGGACTAAGCCGCTCGCGAATATTGGGAAACGCCGGCAAGGTGATCCATCCGCGCGTAAAAGCGACCTTCGCCAGTAGCCAAATCATGGCGAACTGCACGATCGCAAAGGCCAGCTCAGAGCGAAAAGCTCGATCGGAGCGGACGGCGTTGCATAACCAAGGGTTCGCAAACGCAATGCATCGCTAGCCAAGGCCCAATGATTGCAAGTTGGCAGCAAGGGCGATGGTTACACCGACCGAGGCAAGTAATGTGAGCACAAGCCCGCCGAAGCCAACCGGAAAAGATGCCGCGCGTGGCTTTCGAACAGCAGGAGTCCTGCCGCAAGGGGAGCAAGGGCCAGGAGCACTCCTGCTGTTATTCTCAAAAGTGCTAATGATCCGAAGATTCCTGCAAGATAGACAAGCCGCGACCATCCGAACGAATTTTCGTCTTCCAGCGCGCTGCCTTTGAATGTTCCGCCCGGTTGCAGCATCATCGACTAATGCGCCCACATTCCGTCCTGTGCCGGCTTCGGTCAGGCGCACGATAGCATTGTCAGCATCCTGAAGTTGCCGCGCGAACGAAACTCCTTCGCCTGGCATCACCGGTGACCCGGCAGCCCGTGCAATCTCGGCCGGACCGTCCAGCACCACATCATGAATGACTGTCCGAAACGCCGGCCAGGAAAAAGCGAGCGTAAGCACATACCGATCTTGATAACGTCAGACACTACGTCGCGCGCACCGGGAGCTGTCCGAACAGCAATCTGATACCGAACAGTGCTACAAACAGTGTGAGAAGTCCGGTCATGACAATCGATGTGAGCGATCCGGGTTGGCCGAGCGCTGCCAGCCATAGCTGCCGATCAACTGAGCCTGACAGTCGATATGTCCAGCACGCGAACAAGAAAATCGTCGCCGGTAAGGATCGCTGGACAGGCCAAACCTCAGGCCGCCTTTCCAAGCAGCGGGCCCATCCACTTCGCTGGATCGGTTCCATGTTCTTTTGCAAGTTCATCGAACAGACGAACGGAGCTTTCGCGCCCCGAGAGGATGGTGAGCAGATCTTTCTCGCCGGTCAGATCGAGCCGGGCAACCACGCTATCATTGCCGTGCCGGATGAAAAACAATGTAATTGTCGGGTAGCGTTCGCACCAGATCGTATTCGTGACGCGAAAGGCCGAAGCCGTTGATATAATCCTCGGCACGCGCCTTTGGGTTGATCATGAATATCTGC of the Alteripontixanthobacter maritimus genome contains:
- a CDS encoding TrbC/VirB2 family protein codes for the protein MDPEGSGVLVNAVEWLQGTLLGTVATVVAVMAVAAVGFMMLTGRMNWRFGATVIVGCFILFGAASIVAGIRSGVG
- a CDS encoding TrbC/VirB2 family protein is translated as MTLPLRSLFEPAGQSSIGASVDWLTGTLLGSLAIGLCIIAVAVVGLTMLTGRLSLRDGARVVLGCFILLGAPIIANGFMKAGTDIGTAPSLPMDTMVAAPIRDLPPADYDPYAGASLRDDR
- the virB11 gene encoding P-type DNA transfer ATPase VirB11; this translates as MVEAGYYLDSFLAPLTPWLARADITDIWINRPGEVWVEAIGGGIERHDEPQLTEQLLGRLAKQIAAFGSQGLSRANPLLAASLPDGSRVQVVGPPATRAGHIIAIRRHVASELSLSDWEDDQAFSSLASGGTTIDNERSWHTVGSRNAAAVLRDAVRERRNIIVSGGTSTGKTTFLNALLAEIPAEERLITIEDTEELRIKHENAVGLIAARGDLSEADVTAEDLLIAALRMRPDRIILGELRGREAFTFLRAVNTGHPGSMTTIHADTPQRAIEQLALLVLQTGSKLSRDDVRHYVRESVDLFVQLERRDGKRRVAQMLMAR
- a CDS encoding TrbI/VirB10 family protein, whose amino-acid sequence is MTEALHTAQTDDDVRPVIATGNANNIGLWIFLSTLLLGGAFLFSALDARRGDVTAPSTMATTSDTNSRISSPPPLALPYDQRDYLDSRGNLPRVIGRIPIAVRPEPPERLPIPSPVQQTSVSPQQAQADPPVFQDSYRPLPLDTAERGQPVAGPPPVSDEEGDQNRVRARRLANPSVTVPQGTVIPAVLETAIDSTRPGGVRALVQRDIHAFDGSRVLIQRGSRLYGEYEAGIDAGQNRALIRWTRLIRPDGVTIALDSPASDPLGRAGVKGKVDSKFFQRFGGALLQSVLDIGVGVATREATDGVIVALPGSTQNVTPRVTTQEIQRTLKIRHGTSVSVFVARDLDFSTVEL
- a CDS encoding TrbG/VirB9 family P-type conjugative transfer protein yields the protein MKQLLPLLLLASCAPPVASGQLALADTIRYQQRPSELNAQQWGYSVKGDREVRPAAIGDDGFKTQIQYAPGQALPAVFAIGPAGEEEVVNGYMRGDFFVIDRVYNELVFRIDRKRAVARRSATANDTQ
- a CDS encoding virB8 family protein, with translation MNAHHKIDGEEVVIADSWATSVTADLERSCRIAWIVAGISAIAALLLALAIVIMLPLKTVEPYTLLVDRQTGYVEELAPLERQVVSPDAALTRSFLVQYVIARESYDTGSIQRDYRKVALWSEGDARQRYIRQMQPNNPASPLSYLPRNAALNVDIKSVSSLSADSSLVRFTTTRTDPGGQPQDPQHWAAIINYRFSGAEMTADDRLLNPLGFQVTRYRKDAETLPDPLVISDPLVTPISRRPQQERRQDQ